The Notoacmeibacter ruber DNA segment CGTGTTGGAGAAGGATCGGTCTGCGACGGTCGCTCGCGGCCGAGGAGCTATGACCGTGTGGTCGCGCAGTGCTTCATCGGCCAGACCGATCTGGCCGGTCAGATGGTCCGCGCCGGCCACGCGGTCGATTGGCCACGCTTTAGCGGCGGCGCCTATCGATAATCGAGTTTCAATGCCGCTTCGAAAAGCCTTCGGAACGCGTGAAACTTGCTGCCACCTGAAGTGGCGCGCAATGCCAAATGAACTGGCGCGCTACACCTTGTCCCGCCTCGCGGATCGCACACCCGAGGAGTAGGGGAGCCTGTATGCGACGGATGGTGATCGACAAAAATGGCGGAGAGGGGGGGATTCGAACCCCCGATACCCGTGAAGGTATGCCGCATTTCGAGTGCGGTGCATTCGACCACTCTGCCACCTCTCCGCAGCTTGCCGGTCCACGAACCGGCGGTCGAACGCGCACTGCATAATCAGGGCATCGCCGCTTCACAAGCCCAAAATATGCAAATCTGCGTCAGCGACCCCGTCAGAACTTGACCTTCCGCCAACAATTCAATAGGGGAACGCCAGCCTGCGGGAGCCTTGCACTCCGGCGGGCTTTTCCGTTCGCTATCGTTGCGAATGGGCGAAACGCCGCAAAACGCGGCCAAAACTGACAAAAAGACGGACGGTACTGCGCTCTCTGAACAGCCAGGCCAGATCCGGATGAACAAGGATGAAGAAAATGTTCGCAGTCATCAAGACAGGCGGCAAGCAGTATCGCGTTGCTGCCGACGATAAGATCACCATTGAACGCCTCGCAGGCGAAGTCGGTGACACCATCACTTTCGACAGCGTTCTGATGATCGGCAATGGCGACGATATCCAGATCGGCGCGCCGCTTCTGGACGGCCTGACCGTTTCCGGCGAGATCGTCGATCAGCATCGCGGCAAGAAGGTCATCAGCTTCAAGAAGCGTCGCCGCCAGAACTCGCGCCGCAAGAAGGGCCATCGCCAGCTTCTGTCGACCGTCCGCATCACCGAGATCGCCGGCGACAATGACGGCGCCAAGAAATCGGCCAGCAAGGCCAAGAAGCAGGACGCCCCGAAGACGGAAGCCGCAGCCAAGCCGGCAGAGACCAAGAAGGCCGCCAAGTCGGAAGGCGCCGACGATCTGAAGACGATCAAGGGCATCGGCCCGAAGGCCGCCGAGCAGCTCAACGATGCCGGCATCACCACCTACGCTCAGCTTGCAGAGCTGACCGATGAAAAGATCGAAGAGCTGGACGCCAACATGCCGTTCTCGGCAGCGCAGTTGAAAGACTGGCGCGAGCAGGCCCAGGGCCTCGCTGGCTAAGACCGCTTTGACCGGAGGCGCACCCGCCTCCATAGTGAACAATCGAGTGCGCGTCGGCTGATCCGGCGCATAGGAGAGAAAAGATGGCACATAAGAAAGCAGGCGGCTCGTCCCGCAACGGTCGCGATTCCGCCGGCCGCCGTCTCGGCGTCAAGAAGTTCGGTGGCGAAAAGGTCATTCCGGGCAACATCATCGTGCGCCAGCGCGGCACCAAGTGGCACCCGGGCGACAATGTCGGCCTCGGCAAGGATCACACGATCTTCGCCCTCGTCGAAGGCAATGTCTCTTTCCGCACCCGCGCGGGCGGCAAGGTCTATGTCTCGGTGGACGAGCTGCAGCAGGCCGCCGAGTAAATCGGCCGACGTTTCATGATGAAGGCGCGGGTTCGGCGACCGGACCCGCGCTTTTTTCATTGTTGCAGACCATGCGTATCGTCCAGTTCCTTTCAGCGACTTGTCTTCTGCTGACGCTCCTGGCCCTGCCGGCCAGCGCCGCGGACCGGCCGTTCGATCTTTTCAGCTTCTTCGATGGCACAGCACGGTCCGAAGGCATTATCGAGCCACTGATCGGCGACACGAAAGACTTCACGGCGCGCTTTCAGGGCGAAGCTGACGGGACCCGCCTACGGCTCGTGGAAACCTTCGACTTTCCTGAAGGCCGTTTCGAGCAGATCTGGAAGTTGCGCCGCGAGGGAAACCGCCTCTCCGGCACGGTACGGACCGAGGGAGAGGATGGTACGCTTGCCGAGCCTGTCCCGGTCAGAGGAGAGTTGCTGCCCGGCGGCGCGGTACTTTCCTATGACGGTTACGCACCGGGTGGAAGCGAGACGCGCTTCGGCTTCACTCACCGCATGACAGCGCAGGAGAACGGTGCCGTGGAAAACCGCGTGACCATCACCAAATTCCTGCTGCCGGTGGCTCGCTCCATCGTCACCTTTCATCCCGCCGGCTCCTGAGCGGCCTCTCGCTATTTCAGTGCGGTTCCGATAGGAAACCGCAATCTTCAAACCGCACAGCGCGTGCGCACCAACCGTTCGAAACCATCATGAAATTTCTCGATCAGGCCCGCATCTTCATCAAATCCGGCCCAGGCGGCGCCGGCGCGGTCTCCTTTCGCCGCGAGAAATATATCGAATTCGGCGGCCCGGATGGCGGCGATGGTGGCAAAGGCGGCGATGTCTGGGTCGAGGCGGTCGAGAACCTCAACACACTGATCGACTATCGCTACCAGCAGCACTTCAAGGCCGAGATCGGCATGCATGGCATGGGCCGCAACCGGACAGGGCGCCAGGGCGAGGACGTCGTTCTCAAGGTGCCGGTCGGCACGCAGATCTTCGAAGAAGACAATGAAACGCTGATCGCCGATCTCACCGAACCGGGCGAGAGGGTGCGTCTGGCGCGAGGCGGCAATGGCGGCTTCGGCAATGCCCATTTCAAGAGTTCTACCAATCAGGCCCCCCGTCATGCCAATCCCGGCCAGGATGCCGAAGAACGCACCATCTGGCTGCGCCTCAAGCTGATAGCCGATGCGGGCCTTGTCGGCCTTCCGAATGCCGGCAAGAGTACTTTTCTGGCCACTGTTACCCGTGCCAAGCCCAAAATCGCGGACTACCCCTTTACCACGCTGACGCCCAATCTCGGCGTTGCGCGGATCGACAATCGCGAATTCGTCATCGCCGACATTCCCGGCCTGATCGAGGGCGCTCATGAAGGCGTCGGCATCGGCGATCGCTTCCTCGGCCATGTCGAACGGACCCGCGTCCTACTGCATCTGGTGTCCGCGCAGGAAGACGATGTCGCCGAGGCCTATCAAACCGTGAGGACCGAGATCGACGCCTATGGTGACGGCATCCTCGCCGACAAGCCGGAAGTGCTGGCGCTGAGCCAGATCGACACGGTGGACGAGGAAACAGTTCGCGAAAAGAGCGATGCGCTCGAAGCAATCGCGGGCCACAAGCCCATCCGTCTCTCCTCCGCCACGCACCACAATCTCGATCTGGTACAGCGCGCCCTGATGGATGAGATCGCCGATCAGCGTGAAGCCGAAAACCCGTCCCAGCCGGATAATCGCTGGCAATCTGGAGAGACGTGATGGGCGACTGGCGACCAGCCGATCCGCCAGGTGCGAAAACGGAATAAAGACACAGTGACACGCAAGCTCGAACCGTATCGCCGCATTGCCATCAAGGTCGGTTCTGCCCTTTTGGTCGACCGGCAAACGGGATTGCGGGCCGAATGGCTGGCCGCGCTCTGCGCCGACATCGCGCAATTGCGGGCCAACGGCACCGAGGTGCTGGTCATATCGTCCGGCGCCATCGCTCTTGGTCGCACGCTCCTCGATCTGCCGCCCGGCTCTCTGAAGCTGGAGGAAAATCAGGCCGCGGCCGCCATGGGCCAGATCACGCTGGCCTCAGCCTGGTCCAACGCACTTGCCACGCACGACATCCGTGCCGGCCAGATCCTGATCACCCTTTCCGATACCGAAGCCAGACGCCGCTACCTGAATGCACGCGCCACGATCGGGACGCTGCTCAAGCACGGTGCGGTGCCGGTCATCAACGAAAACGACACGGTGGCGACCGAAGAGATCCGCTATGGCGACAATGACCGCCTCGCCGCACGGGTCG contains these protein-coding regions:
- a CDS encoding 50S ribosomal protein L21, whose translation is MFAVIKTGGKQYRVAADDKITIERLAGEVGDTITFDSVLMIGNGDDIQIGAPLLDGLTVSGEIVDQHRGKKVISFKKRRRQNSRRKKGHRQLLSTVRITEIAGDNDGAKKSASKAKKQDAPKTEAAAKPAETKKAAKSEGADDLKTIKGIGPKAAEQLNDAGITTYAQLAELTDEKIEELDANMPFSAAQLKDWREQAQGLAG
- the rpmA gene encoding 50S ribosomal protein L27, which encodes MAHKKAGGSSRNGRDSAGRRLGVKKFGGEKVIPGNIIVRQRGTKWHPGDNVGLGKDHTIFALVEGNVSFRTRAGGKVYVSVDELQQAAE
- a CDS encoding DUF3833 family protein, producing the protein MRIVQFLSATCLLLTLLALPASAADRPFDLFSFFDGTARSEGIIEPLIGDTKDFTARFQGEADGTRLRLVETFDFPEGRFEQIWKLRREGNRLSGTVRTEGEDGTLAEPVPVRGELLPGGAVLSYDGYAPGGSETRFGFTHRMTAQENGAVENRVTITKFLLPVARSIVTFHPAGS
- the obgE gene encoding GTPase ObgE — encoded protein: MKFLDQARIFIKSGPGGAGAVSFRREKYIEFGGPDGGDGGKGGDVWVEAVENLNTLIDYRYQQHFKAEIGMHGMGRNRTGRQGEDVVLKVPVGTQIFEEDNETLIADLTEPGERVRLARGGNGGFGNAHFKSSTNQAPRHANPGQDAEERTIWLRLKLIADAGLVGLPNAGKSTFLATVTRAKPKIADYPFTTLTPNLGVARIDNREFVIADIPGLIEGAHEGVGIGDRFLGHVERTRVLLHLVSAQEDDVAEAYQTVRTEIDAYGDGILADKPEVLALSQIDTVDEETVREKSDALEAIAGHKPIRLSSATHHNLDLVQRALMDEIADQREAENPSQPDNRWQSGET